Proteins encoded in a region of the Haloarcula litorea genome:
- the aceB gene encoding malate synthase AceB: MSVERHYEREFVRTFFTSPTAVDGEDDTAKMIRSAAQLRGMEAPDVWVPDNEDATAPNMRAEGVQNIVEVVAEHGTDFPGEIHPRVVWHRESPTTRYQGFQQMLEVADPDNGAVEHIDGFVIPEVGDIDDWKKADEFFTIIENEHGLEEGSLSMSVIVESGEAELALGDLRAEMGKPSNNLERLFLLVDGEVDYTKDMRAMTPTGELPPWAELRHNTSRGASAAGLIAVDGPYDDIRDVEGYHERMADNRAKGMTGIWSLTPGQVVEANTAPLPPETGRWLLDVGDREVELEEVNGQQVYDDDAVSLEQTADDEYDLHIGNEEHRLSEDDLREELLDRTAYVPSLNDIVDSMEEFEAAKEAGKGAIAMTRAATLVVDGVEVEVTKDRMWDEATYQAAQTPVTLFQDVYDHRPDQHEALEEMYGSDVVERATDVGN, from the coding sequence ATGAGCGTCGAAAGGCACTACGAGAGGGAGTTCGTCCGAACGTTCTTCACCTCGCCGACGGCAGTCGACGGCGAGGACGACACGGCGAAGATGATTCGAAGTGCGGCACAACTCCGTGGGATGGAGGCCCCAGATGTCTGGGTCCCCGACAACGAGGACGCTACTGCACCCAATATGCGTGCGGAAGGTGTCCAGAACATCGTCGAGGTCGTCGCCGAACACGGCACCGACTTCCCCGGTGAGATTCACCCGCGTGTCGTCTGGCACCGCGAGTCGCCGACGACGCGGTATCAGGGGTTCCAGCAGATGCTGGAGGTCGCTGACCCGGACAACGGCGCTGTCGAACACATCGACGGGTTCGTCATCCCGGAGGTCGGCGACATCGACGACTGGAAGAAAGCCGACGAGTTCTTCACCATCATCGAGAACGAACACGGTCTCGAAGAGGGGAGCCTCTCGATGTCGGTGATCGTCGAGAGTGGTGAGGCAGAACTCGCCCTCGGCGACCTCCGAGCGGAGATGGGCAAACCTTCGAACAACCTCGAACGCCTCTTCCTGCTCGTCGACGGCGAGGTGGACTACACGAAGGATATGCGCGCGATGACGCCCACAGGTGAACTTCCGCCGTGGGCCGAACTCCGTCACAACACCTCACGGGGAGCCAGCGCGGCCGGTCTCATCGCTGTCGACGGCCCGTACGACGACATCCGCGACGTGGAGGGCTACCACGAGCGGATGGCAGACAACCGAGCGAAGGGGATGACGGGTATCTGGTCGCTGACTCCCGGGCAGGTCGTCGAAGCGAACACGGCCCCGTTGCCGCCCGAGACCGGCCGCTGGCTTCTCGACGTTGGTGATCGTGAGGTCGAACTCGAAGAGGTGAACGGTCAACAGGTGTACGACGACGACGCAGTCTCGCTGGAACAGACGGCAGACGACGAGTACGACCTGCACATCGGAAACGAGGAGCATCGCCTCAGTGAGGACGACCTCCGCGAGGAACTACTGGACCGGACGGCGTACGTCCCGAGTCTCAACGACATCGTCGACTCGATGGAGGAGTTCGAGGCTGCCAAGGAGGCAGGCAAGGGCGCTATCGCGATGACCAGGGCCGCGACGCTCGTCGTCGATGGAGTCGAGGTAGAAGTCACGAAGGACCGGATGTGGGACGAGGCGACCTATCAGGCCGCGCAGACGCCTGTCACGTTGTTCCAGGACGTCTACGACCATCGTCCCGACCAGCACGAGGCTCTCGAAGAGATGTACGGCAGCGATGTCGTGGAGCGTGCGACAGACGTCGGGAACTGA
- a CDS encoding FAD-binding and (Fe-S)-binding domain-containing protein has product MATERSDSTWSARELELARPDASAFRELAAELRSRVDGGVEFDEYARILYATDGSIYRAEPAGVVYPTGVDDVQAAVDVATSHGVPILPRGTGSSLAGQTVGPGCVVLDVSQHMDDILEVRPDDRRARIQPGVVQDDLDDELAAHGLKFAPDPASSNRATVGGGIGNNSTGAHSVRYGITDAYTEAVKAVLSDGSLIHAREVVIDSDEWDDIVAKDDREAEIYRTVRQVVENNTEEIAARYPDLKRRVTGYNLDRVVYENDDGERVLNLAKLFVGAEGTLGVIVEAELSLVTVPEETALALYCFEDLGAAMEAVPVALEYDVSAVELMDDEVFRLAAESDGYSEYVEPIPDGTAAALMLEYDSELHDDFETAIAETNDRFLAAGAAFDVVEAYTDEEQADIWKLRKAAIPLLMSLEGDPKPYPFIEDATVPPSELAEYVQKFEAVLDDHGTSAAYFAHAGSGTLHIRPILNLKDEAGIEAMHSITDDVTDLVLEHHGSFSGEHGDGMARTEFTPKMYGETLWDAFKRVKTAFDPEWWMHPGNVVYREGPDDIGPDTNRGVGADMRENLRYGADYQSLEPQTTLDFDEEGGFSHLVELCNGCGTCRQTSEDVMCPTYRASEEEIQTTRGRANLLRSAISGDLPEDELHSERFQREVLDLCVGCKGCKSDCPTGVDMAKLKAEVKHLHHEKEGVSIRERLFANIDTASRIGSALAPLSNWVTAVPGARTAMQKLFGIAPERELPPFRRETLEDWFEQRGGSSVPRADADHSVLLFPDTYTNYSYPRAGKAAVRSLEAAGVHVDIPGGTVPSGRAAFSSGLLDTARERARANTDTLADRVADGWDIAFVEPSDAVMFQDEYLDLLNGPAVERVANSAYGVMEYLDLHRLDESLPIDDRSLGTAGSLSYHGHCNQKATNKDHHAVGVLRRVGYAVDPLETTCCGMAGSFGYHDEHYDLSQAIGRLLFEEVAASDADGIVAPGGSCRSQLGDRDGVDDIPPHPIEAVSDRL; this is encoded by the coding sequence ATGGCAACTGAGAGATCCGACTCTACGTGGTCTGCACGCGAACTCGAACTCGCCCGTCCCGATGCCTCGGCGTTCCGCGAACTCGCCGCGGAACTCCGGTCGCGCGTCGACGGCGGCGTTGAGTTCGACGAGTACGCGCGGATCCTGTACGCGACCGACGGGAGTATCTATCGCGCAGAACCGGCTGGGGTCGTATATCCGACAGGCGTCGACGACGTGCAGGCTGCGGTGGACGTCGCGACGTCACACGGCGTTCCGATTCTCCCACGAGGGACCGGCTCTTCACTGGCCGGACAGACGGTCGGGCCGGGGTGCGTCGTCCTCGACGTGTCGCAGCATATGGACGATATTCTGGAGGTCCGTCCCGATGATCGGCGGGCCCGAATCCAGCCTGGCGTAGTGCAAGACGACCTCGACGACGAACTCGCGGCGCACGGCCTGAAATTCGCGCCCGATCCCGCCTCCTCAAACCGAGCAACGGTCGGCGGCGGTATCGGGAACAACTCGACGGGTGCGCACTCGGTCAGATACGGTATCACTGACGCGTACACAGAGGCGGTGAAAGCTGTTCTCTCCGACGGATCACTCATTCACGCCCGCGAGGTCGTCATCGACTCCGACGAGTGGGACGACATCGTCGCAAAGGACGACCGCGAGGCCGAGATCTACCGGACCGTACGGCAGGTCGTCGAGAACAATACCGAGGAGATCGCGGCCCGCTACCCGGACCTCAAACGACGCGTCACAGGGTACAACCTCGACCGTGTCGTCTACGAGAACGACGACGGAGAGCGAGTCCTGAATCTCGCGAAACTGTTCGTCGGGGCCGAAGGGACGTTGGGCGTCATCGTCGAGGCAGAGCTGTCGCTGGTGACCGTCCCCGAGGAGACAGCCCTGGCGCTGTACTGCTTCGAGGATCTCGGCGCGGCGATGGAGGCCGTCCCAGTCGCACTGGAGTACGACGTCAGTGCCGTGGAATTGATGGACGACGAGGTGTTCAGACTGGCCGCCGAGTCTGATGGGTACTCCGAGTACGTCGAGCCGATCCCCGATGGGACCGCGGCCGCGCTGATGCTGGAATACGACTCCGAACTCCACGACGACTTCGAGACGGCTATCGCCGAGACCAACGACCGGTTCCTCGCCGCTGGCGCGGCGTTCGACGTCGTCGAGGCCTACACCGACGAGGAGCAGGCGGACATATGGAAGCTTCGTAAGGCGGCGATCCCCCTCCTGATGTCCCTGGAGGGTGACCCGAAACCGTACCCCTTCATCGAGGACGCCACGGTTCCGCCATCGGAACTCGCCGAGTACGTTCAGAAGTTCGAGGCGGTCCTCGACGACCACGGCACGTCGGCCGCGTACTTCGCCCACGCGGGCAGTGGAACGCTCCACATCCGGCCGATACTGAACCTCAAGGACGAGGCGGGGATCGAGGCGATGCACTCGATCACCGACGACGTGACTGACCTCGTGCTCGAACACCACGGATCGTTCTCCGGGGAACACGGAGACGGGATGGCCCGCACGGAGTTCACCCCCAAGATGTACGGGGAGACACTGTGGGACGCGTTCAAGCGAGTCAAGACGGCCTTCGACCCGGAGTGGTGGATGCACCCGGGGAACGTCGTCTACCGCGAGGGGCCTGACGACATCGGCCCAGATACGAATCGCGGCGTCGGTGCGGATATGCGAGAGAACCTCCGGTACGGGGCCGACTACCAGTCACTGGAGCCCCAGACGACACTCGATTTCGACGAGGAGGGTGGTTTCTCACATCTCGTGGAGCTCTGCAACGGATGCGGGACCTGCCGCCAGACCAGCGAGGACGTGATGTGCCCGACCTACCGCGCCTCGGAAGAAGAGATACAGACGACACGCGGTCGCGCGAATCTGCTCCGGTCGGCCATCAGCGGGGACCTACCCGAGGACGAACTCCACTCCGAGCGCTTTCAGAGGGAGGTGCTGGATCTCTGTGTCGGCTGCAAGGGGTGTAAGAGCGACTGTCCGACCGGCGTCGATATGGCGAAGCTCAAGGCCGAGGTGAAACACCTACACCACGAGAAGGAGGGTGTCAGCATCCGGGAGCGGCTGTTCGCCAACATCGACACCGCGTCCCGAATCGGCTCCGCACTCGCACCGTTGTCGAACTGGGTAACAGCGGTTCCCGGTGCCCGAACCGCTATGCAGAAACTGTTCGGTATTGCCCCCGAACGAGAGTTACCACCGTTCCGGCGAGAGACGCTCGAAGATTGGTTCGAACAGCGCGGCGGATCGTCGGTTCCGCGGGCGGATGCGGACCATAGCGTTCTGCTGTTCCCGGATACATACACGAACTACTCGTATCCACGGGCGGGGAAAGCTGCTGTCCGGTCGCTGGAAGCGGCCGGTGTCCACGTCGATATTCCCGGCGGCACGGTGCCGTCCGGTCGCGCGGCGTTCTCGTCGGGACTGCTCGATACTGCGCGCGAAAGGGCACGGGCGAACACGGACACGTTAGCCGACCGGGTGGCTGACGGTTGGGACATCGCGTTCGTCGAACCGTCCGACGCTGTGATGTTCCAAGACGAGTACCTCGATCTCCTCAACGGGCCAGCTGTCGAACGGGTGGCCAACAGCGCCTACGGTGTGATGGAGTATTTGGATCTCCACCGACTGGACGAATCGTTGCCGATCGACGACAGATCTCTGGGTACGGCCGGGTCGCTGAGCTATCACGGTCACTGCAACCAGAAGGCCACGAACAAAGACCACCACGCCGTCGGCGTCCTCCGGCGTGTCGGATACGCCGTCGATCCGCTGGAGACCACCTGCTGTGGGATGGCCGGAAGTTTCGGCTACCACGATGAACACTACGACCTCTCACAGGCTATCGGCCGCCTGTTGTTCGAGGAGGTCGCCGCCAGTGATGCAGACGGGATCGTCGCCCCTGGCGGATCCTGCCGCTCTCAGTTGGGGGACCGCGACGGCGTGGATGACATTCCCCCACATCCGATTGAGGCCGTTTCCGACCGTCTGTAG
- a CDS encoding AEC family transporter translates to MSLISAFTGAVGPILVIAAVGYLLTRVADIDVTSLNTVGLYVLVPALAFHSIATTDLSGAAIVKLGVGVIAYALVMVGVAWIAGRLVGESGPLLGAMMLAAAIPNSGFIGIPLSEFAFGDVGRTTAVLYLTIQNLIVYTLGVYIASRGTDRSALRSVKEIFRLPLVYAVIAAVLVRGLGLVPTGETALMETLRLVGDSSIPIMLLILGVQLADTDVSAVSRTVTPSVLKLGVAPMIGIGIALALGFDNPTVARVFILECATPAAVIPLALIIEYADVRAVDGITAPEYLSTTIFVTTVIGTVVLTALVALLQSGVIV, encoded by the coding sequence ATGTCACTGATCTCTGCATTTACTGGTGCCGTCGGCCCGATTCTCGTCATCGCTGCAGTCGGGTACCTGCTGACACGTGTGGCTGACATCGACGTTACGTCATTAAACACCGTCGGGCTCTACGTACTGGTCCCTGCGCTTGCCTTCCACAGCATCGCGACGACTGACCTGAGTGGGGCCGCGATCGTGAAACTCGGTGTCGGTGTCATCGCTTACGCTCTCGTTATGGTGGGTGTCGCCTGGATTGCTGGTCGACTCGTCGGTGAGTCCGGGCCGCTACTCGGCGCGATGATGCTCGCGGCGGCAATCCCCAACTCCGGGTTCATCGGGATTCCGCTCTCGGAATTCGCGTTCGGAGACGTCGGACGAACCACTGCGGTACTGTACCTGACGATTCAGAACCTGATCGTCTACACGCTCGGCGTGTATATCGCGTCACGCGGGACGGACCGAAGCGCTCTCCGTTCTGTCAAAGAAATCTTCCGCCTACCGCTTGTGTACGCCGTCATCGCTGCGGTCCTGGTACGCGGTCTCGGTCTCGTTCCGACAGGGGAGACTGCACTAATGGAGACACTCCGACTCGTCGGCGACTCCTCGATCCCGATAATGCTCTTGATACTGGGCGTCCAGTTGGCAGACACCGACGTATCGGCCGTTTCTCGCACGGTCACTCCCTCGGTCCTGAAGCTCGGCGTTGCACCGATGATCGGGATCGGGATCGCACTCGCGCTTGGATTCGACAATCCGACCGTCGCCCGGGTGTTCATACTCGAATGTGCGACCCCTGCGGCCGTCATCCCGTTGGCGCTGATCATCGAGTACGCCGATGTCAGGGCGGTCGACGGTATCACGGCCCCCGAATATCTCAGTACCACAATCTTCGTGACGACAGTGATCGGAACCGTTGTCCTGACCGCACTGGTCGCCCTGTTGCAGTCAGGCGTAATCGTTTGA